From a single Microbacterium terrisoli genomic region:
- a CDS encoding LytR C-terminal domain-containing protein, with protein MPTDSFPHDSFDVAPADADRVGAHRAENPRLRGAVVFAWAAVATIVLIGAGVLGTLIVTDRLNGASDAPLGATPSPTITPVIDTSYSVLILNATGEPGEATGAKDAVVHAGWPAAKVSPGEAGSTYPTTTVYYAADEDAAAAEGLAGVIGDAVIAKSEKYQPAGDAKAKQLTVVLGTDRVTSPSPTTTP; from the coding sequence GTGCCGACCGACAGTTTTCCGCACGACAGTTTCGATGTCGCCCCGGCCGACGCTGATCGGGTCGGTGCCCATCGCGCCGAGAACCCGCGGTTGCGGGGCGCGGTCGTGTTCGCCTGGGCGGCCGTGGCGACCATCGTGCTGATCGGCGCGGGCGTGCTGGGGACGCTGATCGTCACCGATCGGCTGAACGGCGCGTCGGACGCGCCCCTCGGTGCCACGCCCTCCCCGACGATCACGCCGGTCATCGACACGTCGTACTCGGTGCTGATCCTCAACGCGACAGGCGAGCCCGGAGAGGCCACCGGAGCCAAGGATGCCGTGGTGCACGCGGGATGGCCGGCGGCGAAGGTCTCGCCCGGCGAAGCCGGCTCGACGTACCCGACCACCACCGTCTACTACGCCGCCGACGAGGATGCGGCCGCGGCCGAGGGGCTGGCCGGCGTGATCGGGGACGCGGTGATCGCGAAGAGCGAGAAGTATCAGCCCGCCGGGGATGCGAAGGCCAAGCAGCTCACGGTCGTGCTGGGCACCGATCGGGTGACGTCGCCGTCGCCGACGACGACGCCGTAG
- the groL gene encoding chaperonin GroEL (60 kDa chaperone family; promotes refolding of misfolded polypeptides especially under stressful conditions; forms two stacked rings of heptamers to form a barrel-shaped 14mer; ends can be capped by GroES; misfolded proteins enter the barrel where they are refolded when GroES binds) → MAKIIAFDEEARRGLERGLNTLADAVKVTLGPRGRNVVLEKKWGAPTITNDGVSIAKEIELDDPYEKIGAELVKEVAKKTDDVAGDGTTTATVLAQALVREGLRNVAAGADPISLKRGIEKAVAAVIEQLHESAKEVESKEQIAATASISAADPTIGALIAEAIDKVGKEGVVTVEESQTFGTELELTEGMRFDKGFINPYFVTDPDRQEAVFEDPYVLIANQKIGNIKDLLPVVDKVIQDGKELVIIAEDVEGEALATLVLNKIRGIFKSVAVKAPGFGDRRKAQLQDIAILTGGQVITEEVGLKLENATLDLLGRARKVIVTKDETTIVEGAGEAAQIEGRVTQIRREIENTDSDYDREKLQERLAKLAGGVAVIKAGAATEVELKERKHRIEDAVRNAKAAVEEGVVAGGGVALIQAGEKAFATLTLEGDEATGANIVKVAIEAPLKQIAANAGLEPGVVAHKVSGLPAGHGLNAATGEYGDLFSQGIIDPTKVTRSALQNAASIAGLFLTTEAVVADKPEKAAAAPADPTGGMDF, encoded by the coding sequence ATGGCAAAGATCATCGCTTTCGACGAGGAGGCCCGCCGCGGCCTCGAGCGCGGCCTGAACACACTGGCCGACGCCGTCAAGGTGACCCTCGGCCCCCGCGGTCGCAACGTCGTGCTCGAGAAGAAGTGGGGAGCCCCCACGATCACGAACGACGGCGTCTCGATCGCCAAAGAGATCGAACTCGACGACCCGTACGAGAAGATCGGCGCGGAGCTCGTCAAGGAGGTTGCCAAGAAGACCGACGACGTCGCGGGTGACGGTACGACCACCGCCACGGTGCTCGCACAGGCGCTCGTACGCGAGGGTCTGCGCAACGTCGCAGCCGGCGCCGACCCGATCTCGCTCAAGCGAGGCATCGAGAAGGCCGTCGCGGCCGTCATCGAGCAGCTCCACGAGTCCGCCAAGGAGGTCGAGTCGAAGGAGCAGATCGCTGCGACCGCATCGATCTCGGCTGCCGACCCGACCATCGGCGCCCTGATCGCCGAGGCCATCGACAAGGTGGGCAAGGAAGGCGTCGTCACCGTCGAGGAGTCGCAGACGTTCGGCACCGAGCTCGAGCTCACCGAGGGCATGCGCTTCGACAAGGGCTTCATCAACCCTTACTTCGTCACCGACCCCGACCGCCAGGAGGCCGTGTTCGAGGACCCCTACGTCCTCATCGCGAACCAGAAGATCGGCAACATCAAGGATCTGCTGCCCGTCGTCGACAAGGTGATCCAGGACGGCAAAGAGCTCGTCATCATCGCTGAGGACGTCGAGGGCGAAGCACTGGCCACGCTGGTGCTGAACAAGATCCGCGGCATCTTCAAGTCCGTCGCCGTCAAGGCTCCGGGCTTCGGCGACCGCCGCAAGGCGCAGCTGCAGGACATCGCCATCCTCACCGGTGGCCAGGTCATCACCGAGGAGGTCGGCCTCAAGCTCGAGAACGCCACCCTCGACCTGCTGGGCCGTGCGCGCAAGGTCATCGTCACCAAGGATGAGACCACGATCGTCGAAGGTGCCGGTGAGGCCGCTCAGATCGAGGGTCGCGTCACGCAGATCCGTCGTGAGATCGAGAACACCGACAGCGACTACGACCGCGAGAAGCTGCAGGAGCGCCTCGCCAAGCTCGCCGGCGGCGTTGCCGTCATCAAGGCGGGCGCGGCCACCGAGGTCGAGCTCAAGGAGCGCAAGCACCGCATCGAGGACGCCGTGCGCAACGCCAAGGCGGCCGTCGAAGAGGGTGTCGTCGCCGGTGGTGGCGTCGCGCTCATCCAGGCTGGCGAGAAGGCGTTCGCGACGCTGACGCTGGAGGGCGACGAGGCGACCGGTGCGAACATCGTCAAGGTCGCCATCGAGGCCCCGCTCAAGCAGATCGCCGCCAACGCGGGTCTGGAGCCGGGTGTGGTCGCGCACAAGGTGTCGGGCCTGCCTGCGGGCCACGGCCTGAACGCCGCGACCGGCGAGTACGGCGACCTGTTCTCGCAGGGCATCATCGACCCGACCAAGGTCACCCGTTCGGCGCTGCAGAACGCGGCATCGATCGCGGGCCTGTTCCTGACGACCGAGGCGGTCGTCGCCGACAAGCCCGAGAAGGCTGCGGCGGCTCCGGCCGACCCCACCGGCGGCATGGACTTCTGA
- a CDS encoding DUF3263 domain-containing protein, giving the protein MPLSDSDRVILDFEAGWTRHVGAKEEAIRAELELAPARYYQLLGRLIDTTDALEYDPLLVGRLRRRRDERERSRRARVSGVA; this is encoded by the coding sequence GTGCCCCTCAGCGACAGCGACCGTGTGATCCTCGACTTCGAGGCCGGATGGACCCGCCACGTCGGTGCGAAGGAGGAGGCCATCCGCGCCGAGCTCGAACTGGCTCCGGCCCGCTACTACCAGCTGCTCGGGCGCCTGATCGACACGACCGACGCTCTGGAGTACGACCCGCTGCTGGTCGGGCGGCTGCGCCGCCGACGCGACGAGCGCGAGCGCTCCCGTCGGGCACGGGTGTCGGGCGTCGCGTGA
- a CDS encoding DUF2332 family protein, which yields MTFDDQIAHSRDADVDAEIDAVCERYARFAREEAPRRSPLYARWAQRVVEGRDAAAVLARIAPAHRQPALVFAVTRMLGCGQVPAEQWAAWLTAHADEVVAECMRRSVQTNEPLRCAALVPALSVIDGPIALLEVGASAGLCLYPDRYSYRYEHDGGVCALDPDDGVSPVVLHAQWRGPLADLRLPEVVWRAGIDLQPRDARDAADRAWLEGLVWPGEQGRAARVRAALEVAAAAPPHLIAADAADALADVAADVLARVPAEATLVVTTPGVLVHVPQAARERIVAAAGTVGRWITMDAVGLHSAVRGQWHPPPDAAAWPNGAFALAVDGTVVAAVDPLGAIVRPIGAGMEWRDRKASARR from the coding sequence GTGACCTTCGACGACCAGATCGCGCACTCCCGCGACGCCGATGTCGACGCGGAGATCGACGCCGTGTGCGAGCGCTACGCGCGTTTCGCCCGGGAGGAGGCGCCGCGCCGCTCGCCGCTGTATGCACGATGGGCGCAGCGCGTGGTCGAGGGGCGCGATGCGGCCGCCGTGCTCGCGCGCATCGCCCCCGCGCACCGTCAGCCGGCACTGGTGTTCGCGGTGACGCGCATGCTGGGGTGCGGGCAGGTGCCGGCCGAACAGTGGGCGGCGTGGCTGACCGCGCACGCCGATGAGGTCGTCGCCGAGTGCATGCGGCGCAGCGTGCAGACCAATGAACCGCTGCGGTGCGCGGCGCTCGTGCCTGCGCTCAGCGTGATCGACGGGCCGATCGCGCTGCTGGAGGTCGGCGCCAGCGCGGGGCTGTGCCTGTACCCCGATCGCTACTCCTACCGATACGAGCACGACGGCGGCGTGTGTGCGCTCGACCCCGACGACGGCGTGAGCCCGGTCGTGCTGCACGCGCAGTGGCGCGGCCCGCTTGCGGACCTGCGGCTGCCGGAGGTGGTCTGGCGCGCGGGCATCGACCTGCAGCCGCGAGATGCGCGCGATGCCGCAGACCGGGCGTGGCTGGAGGGCTTGGTGTGGCCGGGCGAGCAGGGGCGGGCCGCGCGCGTGCGGGCGGCTCTGGAGGTCGCCGCCGCCGCACCGCCGCACCTGATCGCCGCCGACGCGGCCGATGCGCTGGCCGACGTGGCCGCCGACGTGCTCGCCCGAGTGCCGGCGGAGGCGACGCTCGTGGTCACCACTCCCGGTGTGCTCGTGCACGTGCCGCAGGCTGCGCGCGAGAGGATCGTCGCTGCGGCAGGGACGGTCGGGCGCTGGATCACGATGGATGCCGTGGGCCTGCACTCCGCGGTGCGCGGGCAGTGGCATCCTCCGCCCGACGCTGCGGCGTGGCCCAACGGGGCGTTCGCGCTCGCCGTGGACGGCACCGTCGTCGCCGCCGTCGATCCGCTGGGCGCGATCGTACGGCCGATCGGCGCCGGCATGGAGTGGCGCGACCGTAAGGCCTCGGCCCGCCGCTAA
- a CDS encoding WXG100 family type VII secretion target: MPVYSVDSDAVLNTTAAVRGTIDRVQAETQAMLAQLTNLQATWTGSASAAFAGVVDQWRATQAQVEASLAAINHALTAAGQQYADAEQFSAGLFR; this comes from the coding sequence ATGCCCGTCTATTCCGTCGACAGCGACGCCGTCCTGAACACCACCGCCGCCGTGCGCGGCACGATCGATCGCGTGCAGGCCGAGACGCAGGCGATGCTCGCCCAGCTCACGAATCTGCAGGCGACCTGGACCGGTTCGGCCTCAGCGGCGTTCGCCGGTGTGGTCGATCAATGGCGCGCGACGCAGGCGCAGGTCGAGGCCAGCCTGGCGGCGATCAACCACGCCCTGACAGCGGCCGGCCAGCAGTACGCCGACGCCGAGCAGTTCAGCGCGGGCCTGTTCCGCTGA